In candidate division WOR-1 bacterium RIFOXYB2_FULL_36_35, a single window of DNA contains:
- a CDS encoding ATPase: MYKRLLKIPDNKSFFLFGPRGTGKTTWVKENFKTGLYIDLLEAELFNDLLANPQRLENLIPKNFDNWVVIDEIQRIPDLLNEVHRLIEKYKYKFVLTGSSPRKLRKKGQNLLAGRALSLKMHQFTALELGNKFNLEKSLKYGNLPSVYSESDPQKYLESYVKTYLEEEVRQEGLTRNLSAFSRFLESASFSQGSILNISNVAQDCSVERKVVSNYFNILEDLLIAYRVPPFLKKAKRKLVSHPKFYFFDVGIYRTLRPKGPLDNPHETEGLSFETLVFEELKAINDSLDFGYEIYYWRSMYGQEVDFVLYGERGFKAFEVKRTNKINDDDLKSLRTFLSDYPEASCYLLYGGTKVLRFDNIEVLPIEKALKELDKLLG, encoded by the coding sequence ATGTATAAAAGATTATTAAAAATTCCCGACAATAAAAGCTTCTTCCTGTTTGGGCCCAGGGGAACAGGTAAAACTACATGGGTCAAAGAGAATTTTAAAACAGGACTTTATATAGATCTTTTGGAGGCAGAGCTTTTTAATGATTTATTAGCTAATCCTCAAAGGCTGGAAAATCTTATCCCAAAAAATTTTGATAATTGGGTTGTAATAGATGAGATACAACGAATCCCTGATTTGCTAAACGAAGTCCACAGGCTAATTGAAAAATATAAATATAAGTTTGTATTGACAGGATCAAGTCCCAGAAAACTGAGAAAAAAAGGACAAAATCTTCTTGCAGGCAGGGCGCTGTCCCTTAAAATGCATCAATTTACCGCTTTAGAACTTGGGAATAAATTTAATTTAGAAAAATCTCTAAAATACGGAAATTTGCCTTCTGTTTATTCGGAATCTGATCCTCAAAAATATCTCGAAAGTTATGTAAAAACTTATCTTGAAGAAGAGGTTCGGCAGGAAGGTCTTACCAGAAATTTAAGTGCTTTTTCGCGATTTCTCGAATCTGCAAGCTTTTCGCAAGGGAGTATTTTAAACATTTCAAATGTTGCGCAAGATTGTTCTGTTGAGCGCAAAGTGGTATCAAATTATTTCAATATATTGGAAGATCTTTTAATCGCGTACAGAGTCCCACCATTTTTAAAAAAAGCAAAAAGAAAATTGGTTTCTCATCCTAAATTTTATTTTTTTGATGTTGGCATTTATAGGACATTAAGACCAAAAGGGCCACTTGATAATCCTCATGAAACAGAAGGGCTTTCTTTTGAAACGCTTGTCTTTGAAGAGCTAAAAGCAATAAATGATTCTCTTGATTTTGGATACGAAATCTATTACTGGAGATCAATGTATGGGCAGGAAGTTGATTTTGTTTTATATGGTGAGCGTGGATTTAAGGCTTTTGAAGTTAAACGAACCAATAAAATTAATGATGACGATTTGAAATCGCTTAGAACCTTTTTATCTGACTATCCAGAAGCTTCCTGCTATTTATTATACGGTGGAACTAAGGTTCTGAGGTTTGACAATATAGAAGTTCTCCCAATAGAAAAAGCGTTAAAAGAACTGGATAAGTTGTTGGGGTAA
- a CDS encoding AAA family ATPase yields the protein MQPTIDLNPEFKLALDLLENSSKNVFVTGRAGTGKSTLLEYFRLHTKKKIVVLAPTGVAALNVNGQTIHSFFGFKPDINLAKVKKIKPRKGKPNIYKKIEAIVIDEISMVRADLLDCVDKFLRLNRGNGLPFGGLQMIFIGDLYQLPPVITSQEKDIFKGLYKTGYFFSSHVFEQFELKLVELEKIYRQKDQDFIDLLNSIRNNTVTEAELEMLNKRLNENFEPHPNDFFIHLTPTKKLSQEINEKQLSKLKGKTFTYEAQFKGNFEKNQLPTDTVLNIKKGAQVMLLNNDSLGRWVNGSIGRIIKIEKNEFDFDDDDEFEIEDKGNSPDIVWVELSSGDTVDVTPHTWELFNYKYDEGKDALDSEVIGTFTQYPIKLAWSVTIHKSQGKTFDRVVIDIGTGTFAHGQMYVALSRATSLEGTILKKKIQKKHIFMDWKVVDFLTKHKYKLSEKAMPKDEKVKMIQKAIDEKKNLKIVYLKSSDEKSKRVIRPEFVGQLEYNGKPFLGMEAFCMERKDRRVFRVDRILEMGES from the coding sequence ATGCAACCCACCATCGATCTCAATCCAGAATTCAAACTTGCTCTCGATCTGCTCGAAAACAGTTCAAAAAATGTTTTCGTAACAGGTCGTGCCGGCACAGGGAAATCAACTCTTCTTGAATATTTTAGGCTTCATACAAAAAAGAAAATCGTAGTCCTTGCTCCAACAGGGGTCGCCGCCCTCAATGTTAATGGTCAGACAATCCACTCTTTTTTCGGATTTAAGCCGGATATCAATTTGGCAAAAGTAAAAAAGATAAAACCCAGAAAAGGGAAACCGAATATTTATAAAAAAATTGAGGCAATAGTCATTGATGAAATATCAATGGTTAGAGCTGACCTATTAGACTGCGTCGATAAATTCTTGCGCTTAAATCGAGGAAACGGGCTCCCTTTTGGCGGGCTACAAATGATTTTTATCGGTGACTTATACCAGCTTCCACCTGTCATCACAAGCCAGGAAAAAGACATTTTTAAAGGTTTGTATAAAACAGGCTATTTCTTTTCTTCGCATGTTTTCGAGCAGTTTGAACTCAAACTTGTAGAACTTGAAAAAATTTACAGGCAGAAAGATCAGGATTTTATAGATTTGCTAAACTCAATCCGCAATAATACTGTAACAGAGGCCGAACTGGAAATGCTGAATAAAAGACTTAATGAAAATTTCGAGCCTCATCCAAACGATTTTTTTATCCATTTAACCCCAACAAAAAAACTATCGCAGGAGATAAATGAAAAACAGCTCTCAAAACTTAAAGGGAAAACATTTACTTATGAGGCTCAATTTAAAGGAAATTTCGAAAAGAACCAATTGCCGACCGACACTGTACTAAACATTAAGAAAGGCGCGCAGGTAATGCTCTTAAACAACGATTCCCTTGGAAGATGGGTTAACGGGAGTATTGGCAGAATAATTAAAATTGAAAAAAATGAGTTTGATTTTGATGATGACGATGAATTTGAAATAGAAGATAAAGGAAATAGCCCGGATATTGTATGGGTAGAATTATCAAGCGGAGACACAGTGGATGTTACTCCCCACACATGGGAGCTTTTTAACTATAAGTACGATGAAGGAAAAGATGCTCTCGATTCAGAAGTTATAGGCACCTTTACCCAATATCCTATAAAACTTGCATGGTCAGTCACTATTCACAAAAGCCAAGGGAAGACCTTTGACAGGGTTGTAATCGATATCGGGACGGGCACTTTTGCGCACGGGCAAATGTATGTCGCTTTAAGCCGTGCGACTTCGCTTGAAGGAACAATCCTGAAAAAGAAAATCCAGAAAAAGCATATTTTTATGGATTGGAAAGTTGTCGATTTTTTGACGAAACATAAGTACAAGCTTTCCGAAAAGGCCATGCCCAAAGACGAAAAAGTTAAAATGATCCAAAAAGCTATTGATGAAAAAAAGAACCTGAAAATAGTTTATTTAAAATCAAGCGATGAAAAGTCAAAGCGAGTTATTCGCCCTGAATTTGTGGGTCAGCTTGAATACAATGGCAAGCCCTTTTTGGGGATGGAGGCGTTCTGCATGGAAAGGAAGGATAGAAGGGTCTTTCGTGTAGATCGGATTTTGGAGATGGGGGAGAGCTGA